The genomic stretch agggGGAGGGTAGATCGACGAGGATATTacacaccgtattggggtagAATAGATGAAGTGAAAGTTAGCATCGGGAGTCCCAATTATATACTCCATGTTGTTAGAACAAAATTCATTTGATTATTCCTCTGTTGTGGTCTGCTACTGTAACCATCGTGGGGGATCATGTTTCATTTTGAGGACGATACTGAATTGTCTATGAACAATTACAAACCATATACACTAGATTGAATCTAATGAAGCTGACAATGCCTCTCATGTCCCTCCCATCCTATTATACTGCATCTTTATGGTGAAGAATTTTctttgacaattcaaacattTCATAGCCGCAAAACAAAGATTCTCCTTTTGACCCCATGAttcccccctcccctccccccctTTTAATTTCTCTGGATAGATCTGAGCATGAAGTTGCCAACTTGCTACAAAATGGATTTCTGTTTTAGGAGGGAAAAATTGCACATAGCTATAATAAAATGCTCACGAAATTTTGGACTGTATCGAGCTTAAATGGAGCGGCATGAACAGTAAGAATTCAAGACGTAGTTGTTTTTGTTGTACAATACTCCCCCaccccatcaaaaaggaaaatggAATGTACTCATAATTTACTGTTTCTTAAACATTGAACTAAAACTTTACAGATTTGAAGCATGGACTTGTGGCCTGAGACTACTAACATCAACAAAAGGTTGACTAACTAAGGCTTTGGTTTGCTCCAAGCCTAATGTTAGAGGCACATATAGCCTTTAACATATACAGCACAGTTATTAGGCATGGCCCTGAACTAGGTGTTATAAATTAAACTGCTGCTCAAGAACATGACTTTATTAGTCCTAAGTTGAAGAGAAATTTCTCTGAGCTTGATCTGAATATATGTCCCAAAGAGAATCTAGCAGTTTGCTGCGGTGGTGAATCAGAGTAGACGTCGTCCTTGACACGAAGAACAGTCTGACCTATTTCTTTACGGACTGCTTGAATGGTTTCACTTTTAACTTGACTTCCTGATGCATCAGTAACATAGAAAACATTAACAGCTTGTGACCCCCTTGTCGTAACCTCAGCCCTCGAAACAGAAAGACCATTCTCCCTAAATATACGAGTTACGTCTGATAGAAACCCAATTCTGTCATCACCACATAGTTCCAGTCTTATTCCCTGCATGATATTAACATTCAAAATGTTAGTTTAGTAAGTGGGGAAACTGGTGACTACTCAATGTGAATTCAAACTGTTTGTACATTAGAAGTTCGCCTCTTGATAGCCGCCTCCAAGCATTGTATCACGCGTTGTCTCTCTGCTTCAGAACTAATTGGGCAGCCATCCATATGCCTAATGTAATATTCCTAAACAAAAGAACAAGAGGAAATAGCTACAAGTTGTGAAACTCATTCTTGGTTCATAGCTTTAGACCACTAGTGGGTAGTGGCTGTCGACAGTTGATGGGTTTATGAGCTGTTCGAGTTATTTAGAAGATTACCTGATAAGCCCCCCGTCCTTCGGCAATGATGGTaccatgatataccacatactGCATATCTGTTAGCGTGCACACTGTATCAAAGATGAGCTTAGGGCGGTCTGCACCTCTTAAATTCACAACGGTATAGCCTTTGTCTGCACAATTTTCTACAGTCACTAGGGGCTTGGTTCGGTCACTTGATATGCAATCTGTATCATCCTTATCATAATCACGATCAGCGTACATCATTTGATGTAGTCTCCTCTCTTTATGAGTGGAATCAACTGAAACTGCAGTGTTAGCACTTCGCCTGTCTCTGTCTCCTTTTAAAACGTACAACAACAATTGCCTGATTTTAGCTAGCCGATCAGTATCATCTATTGCCAATCCATTTTCTTCATGAGTTATGTACACAACTGATGCCATTCTTGAATTATGAGTCCAGACTTCTGCTGCTACTACATTACATCTGTGGTCAGTGAGCACAGCAAAGATCTCAGAGAGTAATCCTGGGCGGTCTCGACCAGTCAGTTCTATGGTTGTCTGCTCTGCTGCAGATTGAACTCCCACGGATCTTTCCAAAGACCGGAAGCTGCAACCCCTCGGTCCCAGTGACTGCAACACAAAATATCTTCACTATCTAGTGCTACTTAGTTACAGAATATAGCAATAAATGAATATTGCATTTAGGGGCGGTCCATGGGTCAAGCCACTAAAGCAAGGGCTTTAGGCCCCCAATTTTTGGGGccccaaatttttctttttgtttcctacTTATAAATGTATTGAGATCCCGACTAATTAAGATTCGTACCGCGTAAGGCCTAGTAGAAAAGAGAACACATTTTAATAGAATTTTACTAGGGCTCTCAATATATCTAATTAAGGTAAATTGGATCATATACATCTCACAACAATCTTTAGAGATAACGTCTAAATATATTaggtattttaaaataaaaaagtaaaatattttataaaaggCAAAGGTAACATTTAGTTTAGTACTAGTGTAGACGTTTGAGAAAAAATTGGAGAAAGAGAATCACTCTCCTTAAACCCTTGTCGCGAATATAAAACTTTTTATTGTTTAAATTTTATGATTGACATCATTAGTGAGGTACCAATATTATTATTCTCCTTTTATATTTCTCACTAAAAACGTGTAATAAATTTTTAAAATCCGTTTTTTGGTATCTTCAATGGTCCAAATCTTATTTTTTATCTTTCTCATCAATTGGTTTCTGCAAAAAAACATAAGTTTTCGATAGTTATATTGTTCTCTgttgaaagattttttttttttctaaaaaaacaaGAGTTGAAGAGTATTGTTTAATAAAACTATATTGCACattctttttttccttctttttttctcagATTTCAAGCATTTCAACAAATATATTAGAACATCAAAAATTATTTCAATATCAAGTTATCAACTTCTGTAATCTGGTTCTATTATCTAATATCAACAATATCTTAGGAAAAATTGAGTTATTTATAAAAGAAATTATTAACAACTTTTTAATTGATTTTTGCTGAAAGGCCTCAGATTAAAAATTGGCTTTAGGCCACCAATCTTCTCGGGCCGCCCGTGATTGCATTTgataaaaatgataaatttttcaGCATTTATGCTATAGGAGAGAAAAATAACCTGCTGAATGCGTTCGGCAACGTTATCTTCAGAGAGCTTATTTCCATACTCATCAGTAACATGAAATACTGCAATCAagaatagaaaaacaaaagaataaAAAGCATCAGACTTCTCCCTAATCAACTTATAGAAGAATTAAGAAACTGACCATCCATAAACCATTCCCCATCAGAAGATATATAAGCTCTCCTTATTATGAGGTTCAAGTCAGTAAGAACCTGAACCACTTCCAATAAGCTTCCTCTCTTATTTGCACTATCAACCTGCAAATTCCAATCCATATAACATATTAATTGCCAATCAAGATTCTTACTAACTAGAACAAACAAACATTCCATACCTTGATCAGAGTTGTTTTCTTATCAGATGTATTATCAACAGTAACCCTACAAATAACTTATCACCATCAAAATTTCAGCACATAGATGCATAATTACCAATTTATAAAATATAATCCCATTTGGagcaattttttaaagaaaaaaggtCAATCCCATTtggacaaaaggaaaagaaaagtacCTTGGTGGGTTCATTCTAAGTACAAGCTTCTCGAATTCATCATCGACAGTGAGAGAAGAAGACCAGTAATCCATTATTGAATTGAATAGAGAAACAGAGCTGGAAATGAGGCAGACACAGAGGAAAATATGTTCTGTGCTGTTTTGAGTATAGTCTCAAAAGTGTTTGTATTATTACTAGTGCAGAGAGCTTAGCTGTTTTCTTGTTTGGAAGAAAATGAAGGGGTCTGTTTTCTTGTGGTGAGTTGGTTAAAATAGGTGAATGGCTCTTGAGCTGTATCAAGAGCCTTTTGGAGGGACTATTGTCACTTGCTAAGGCTATTGTCAGGACTATTACACACGTTGCTCTTGGCCTTGTCATCTGGACCCCCTACTCCCAAACAACCTCTATCATATTCTTCCTTCTAGACAAAcaaattgagtaaaaaaattaattaggtTGCATAACTCTAAAGGATTTGTTTTGTTTGGGCTAAATATTTAATACCCAAATCTCAAGGTTAGATTTCATTGTTTAATCTTTAATTATAAGAGGATCTTATATATGGTGCAACCCAGATTGTGGGATGGATGATTGGcaggattttaaaaaaaaaaaaaagaaagaaaaaggaagctGGACTTACTagattactatatatatatatttcatctATATGTTGGATGTGAATAAAACTTTTCACCACGTGTTTGCTACTAGTTCATTATGAACTAAGAATCCAATGCAAAGTCTTCCGTAGATAGTGATCCTAGCCAAAATAATTGATGTCATCATTTATTTGGGTTGGAAATCTAGAAGAAGATTCAGACTTGTGAAGATAATTGAAGTTGATGATTCTGGCTTTAGTTGATATATAGAGAAAAATACCGCAAATGTTTTAACTTATATATACAGACTATCACTGTATTTTAACTTATTATAGTATGTAATCTATCATATTTTTTAGGTTACTAACCGCacatctatctatactatattaaaagcacgaatgctcttagcgaaatgtcgttcgtgtTTTTTGCCCTTTAAAAATTGAGTACACACTAGACGAAATAgtcatttattattttcttaatatttacaAATAGTCATTCAATTAATCTCCTACTATTTAGGAATGTTcatttaattattcttctaatATTTTTAAACTGAGAAAGTTTGTTATTTTCCTAATATCtaggaatagtcatttaattaattttttactaTCTAGGATAGTTATTTAATTATTCTCCTAATATTTATAAACTAGGAAAGTTTTTTATTCAACTCCATTTATATTTAGGAGTACCAAATTTCTTCTTTTAGGTTTCCGAGGAGGTTTTTTTAGTTTATAAAATTCTGCCTAtaagttttaatttttctttagtTAATAAAGTTTTGACGTAGGAAAGCTAGAAAAGTTTGGGTACTAACTTATTAGGActaattttttataaaatatattagGTGAAAAATGAGCCTTTTGAACTTATTTGTGGACTAGGAgtctttattttattaataaagttttctttgtctatttgaactatatataattttaccttatataaattTTCTTTGTCTATTTACTCAGAATTTCAAAAGCACATTATGTTAAGTAGTAAAAGCCTAGAGATTTTACCTAGCAAATTAAAATTCATCGTAATCTAGTTTCTACGGATCCAATAATAAGGCATCAAAGGAGCGTCGTAGGACaacatttcttcattttttaagCACTTGTATTtttatctataatttttctaattaGTTTATAAAGAATATTTCATAATGTTTAATCTTAAAATTTTGTATGCAATGATATAGGATACACACGCAAcgcgcgtaccctaagactagttTTATAAATAATTGTTACTTGTTATTATTATGTGACCTGataatttaagatttttttttatataaaataaagggCATGTTTGGTATGAAGAAATATACTatctagaaaatatttttcaattttcccatgtttggttgACTTAAATGTTATGGAAAGTTTTTTCCTAATAAGCTTATACTGGTGCACAACCGCTAATTATGgtggaaattctaactcataagctacttaccCGATCCTTCATAGGATCCTATATGGGCTGATGTATCTGGGATTgagctttcctttctttccaaatcttataacatctttcataggcgaaacatttagaaacacccaatcatcaacttgaaactctatgTTGCATGTTCAAATAGGACTTTTGGCAACTCTGAGTTGTCTGCAAATGCTCTAgaatcaacttgactttctccatagacTGATTGACCAAATCTGGTCCCAGCAACTCCGCTTTGCCAACTTCGAACCAACTAATTGGCaatctacaccttcgcccataaAAATCATGCTTTCAAAATGAGCGAGATAATCCTATTATAAGGTCCATATTTACCATCTTCACTAAAGGATGTGTGTGTTCTGAGATAAACACTAGGTTTTctgctgctcgactttcacttgtTGATAATTCAGACACTTGGCCACAAAGTCTGCAACCttctttttcatgtcgttccACCAATAAGTCTCCTTGAGATTATGATACATGTTTGAGGAACCTGGGTGGatagaatacctggaattatggGCTTCTAACATCTTCCTCCCTCGCTAAGTCCATCTATGGTTGGAACACACAATCTATCCTGGTAcgtcaaagtaccatcatctcccccttgttCAAAAGCCATCGTGTTATGCATGTGAATCCCCTCTTTTAGCTACAACAAATAGAGATAATCAAACCATTCCTCCTTCACTTTGGCTACTAAGGAGGAATATGTCCTGTTCTAGACCATAACTTCACCATCTTTGGTGTCCGAAAGTCGAACTCCTACCTTGGCTAAGTAGTGAACTTCTTTCAACATAGTTCTCTTGTCTACCTCATTCATGAGCTATACTTcccacacttgattatcttcttaagaacttcctgaaaacacttatagtATTGTTGTGAGCTAAGTCACTGACCACTACTCGGAATATTAGAGTCTCGTGCATTGGCACTACCCTCATAATACATAATTGGGCATTATTTTATAGCTTTTTTATGAgcactttatcatcaataactaagctcggtggttattctactcactttgtgtttcttacacatgctagacataTTCCTTGTGataattatacaattttcccttATTACCgaaataattttctttttcatatccatGCTAACTATTCGGGTTTCAAATCTCTAACTGGACTTACTGAAAATTTTTGCTTTAACCCTCagaccaaaggtcttatacttgcgGGTCCTTCTATTTTTGTTGGGATCCAAATAACCatccttattttctgcaattctttgcactctacgtcAATGACAACTCCCTTTTGTCTCACTTTGAAGAGGTCCGACTTCCTAGTCGCAACCTTTATTGCTCCAGCGTGTGCCTTTACGAACGAATCAGCAAGCATGGCGAAGGAATCGATGGAATGTGGCGGCAatttgtggtaccatatcattgctcccttcgataaagtttctccaaactttttcaacaGAACAGATTCAATTTtatcatcttctaagtcatttccttttattGCATATGTATAAGAAGTGACATGCTCATTGGGATCAGTGGTTCCATTGTACTTGGAAATTTCTGGCAAGCAGAATTTTTTTGGAATGAGCTTCAAAGCCGCACTTGGTCATAAAGACTTCTGTACGAACTTTTTTGAATCTAAACCCTTTAGAATCGGGGTTACCCTCGGTATTTGATCAACTCGTGAGTTGTATGtttctacctttttatcattagccCCGATTTTCTTTTCTCCTAATTCCATCAGTTTAGTGAGTTCCTCAAGCATATTCATGATGGAGGGGTCAGTTTCCGATCCATTATCGTTCGATTTTTCAGGTATAGGTTCGACCCTGTGAATAACTTCCTGTGATGAATCGAGCTCAATTTTGCTTAGTgctcgattctgattttggagatGTGCTATCGTAGCTTGCTGAGTCTGCAATATTTCAAATATCATTCGAAGGTTAATCCTGCCTTCTTCACCGCTCTGTGCGTTCTAGTCGGCTGTCCGGGCATCTCTGTGGACGCTATTTTTGGGGTCGGTGCCTAAATTTCCATGAATGGCAATACGAAAACTGACATCGACTGGATCTATGGCCTATGAGAAGCCGCCCTTGTTTGATATCTGTCCAGAAACAATGAATCAaaagatattacaatcgaagagccaatcttcgaTACTTCAAAATCGGGGACGTAGTTCAGAGAAAAATCATCATCAACACTCGAGACCCAAATGAGGGAATGCTCAGTTCAAACTGGGAGGGACCGTATCAGGTCCTCAATATCATTAGAAAatgatcttacaaacttggcacgatgaACGGTGAACAATAgccaaataattggaacatatcactgCTCAAACAaaattattgctaaggtatgaccttctcctttttcatttttattttgtatTAACTTGTTGTGGGTGTTCGATCAAAGGCATCGAAGTTCTCTCCAAAAATGATGTCCTTAGGTTTGAAAgtacgcgttgcactcttttttccttcgatCGATTTTTATTCGAAATGTGTTTTTCTGATATGGTTTTTAATGACTGAACCATTGTTCGTGCTAACTTAGATcaattcaacagtatccgaggcttctttacaattaacctcgaatactggggggcatcaccctcggatgttacattttcaaggaaaatacttcGTGTGAACATGGTCTCGATATGTAAATTTTGTAAagagccaaacggtcaaatgaaccgtgtccatatagattaCTCGAGACCTAAtgacaaaacatgtacgcatgaatGATCTATTGAAAGAAGTATTTTCTCCTTACCAGATGTTCCTTGCCTTAGTGAaatttctactttacaatttcatactTATGATCTAATGCAAAAACTGGCTCGAGCGTCGATGGCAACTAAAGCTCAAACAATCAACCCTGTACTCGGGGACTGCCATACAAAATCGACATGCTCCGTTTGTTAAACTTCATGATTATAAGACCTTAAAAAATGCAACCCTCATTTTTATAGGCCACAGCCACCCCACTCGGGGATTGGCACTTCGAACAAGTTCGAAGTATAATTGAGAAACAAACCCAGGGCAAATCTCAAAgttaaaggctacggccaaactaACACGGTTCGTAGACGTCCGAATTCCGTAACAAAATAGGCCTTCTAATATTTTCACAAAACCAGTTAAAAGGGCTACCCTCTGCAAAATTACAAAGGGTTTCGATAACATCAACCCTCAAAAACCTTAAAGGGTACCAAATTGTTCAAATTCTCGAACAAActtatgctaaggcataacaaagtaAAGGGTTTCGATAACACTAACCCTCGAAAATCCTAATGGGTATAGATTTATCTCGTGCTAAGAAATAAcaaatttttatatgattaaacTTTTTAAGCCGAAAAGGGAAAAAGCCACTCTTTCGAGGCCATATCGGACCAGTTTAAGAGCCTAAGAGCCATTATATTTTTTGAGTTCGAAAATCCACCCTCACTCAACAAAAACCTAAAGGTTTTTCTACTTCGAGTTCGAGAAAATACTCACTGGATAATAGAGATTATATTAGTCTGACTTCGATCAAGTTGCCTAAGTTTCCGATTCGCAAACAAAATTTCACAACGCACGAAGTGACTTAAAATTCTCGCAAGGTGTAAAGTGTATCAAAATTGTCATAAGGGGAAAAGCAAATCGGAATTTTCACAAGGCAAACGTCGAGATAATAAAGAAAATGTCTTATATGTATCTTAAAATTTACATGGATCGGTCAGGATCCtacacaaaaaattaaaaaagaaggaaaaatccTAAGTGCCTAATTTTCTTTGGGAGCTACGTCTTCGTCATCATAATCCCCTCCAGTATCAGATCTATTTGCGCTCCTAGAATCATCATAGGAAGAGAGTAGTGCTTTGGCTTCGGCCTCGAGTACTTTCACGTTCTCGATATCGACAATGAGGTTAAAGCCACGAGCATGAATCTCTTCAAGAGTCTCTCTTCGAGACTGGTACTTGGCATGCTTGGCAACCCAGTACGATCGAGTCTGAGCCTTATCAACAACTTCCTTTGCTCGAGCTGGAGCAGCTTCATCATCATCTCGATTGACGTCCACGATCGCCTCAACATCATCCTTTACTTTTTCTGCCTCAGATGTGGCGTTTGCAAGTTTGGCAGCCAACTGAGCCTcgagctcctcaattttcttggctcGGACCAAGATTTCCTGCTTCATGCTTTGGAGTTGACTTTCGGCCAATGACAGTTGGGCTCGAGCAGTATCTTTCTCCGAGGCAAGGCGGTCCATGTTTTGCTTCCACCCTAAAGTCTCAGCCCTTTATCATGTTGGCCTCCTCATGAAGCTGCTAGAACTTTTCGGCCTTCTACTGAACCTGCAGGATCAAAGTATTAGTCATCATTCCCGAATTGATACATCaagcttttaaaaaaaattcattacCTTCTCAATCAGGTCGGTCTGCTCTTTATGGGTTGTAGCCAATTTGGCTCAGAGGTTCTTTATCTCATCTTCTTTTTGCCCATTGAGAAGTTTCAGGGCATTTCTCTCCTCCATGAGCCTTTTAATATCGACCTCGCATCGGCTCAGCTCTGCCCGGGATTTAGAATACTCTTCTCGATGAAGTGTCAAGGCCtatgaagaaagaaaggaaatcagTCAAGAAGAAATAAATACAAGCGTAATATTGACGAAAGGAGCTGAGGCTTACCCGACTCAGGAGGCGTTCAGTCTCATCAAAGAGACTCGATACATCTCCCAGGTCGATAGCATCTTCGACTCCCGTGAAGCAACCACGAAAAAGGTCCTCCCCTTCGTAGGTCGTTCCCACATCGGGTGTCTCCATGGCCTGGGTTTCTGAAATTTGCCCCTCGGCAAAATGTGGGGAGAGTCGGCAAATCGCCAATATCTATTGCCCCAAGAAAGTCACTTGGGGCATTCTCTTAATTTTGAAGGGCCTCGGAACTGGCCCCTTGAGGCACATCCGTCGATTTCTCATCACGGTGGGAGGCATCTTTAGCCTCCGACAACTCGGGGACTTTTCTCGGGCCATTTTCCGAGATCTCCTCAGTCCGAGGCTGAACCTCTTCGATCATCACCGGCTCATCGACCTTTGGGGCCTCGGCGCTCCTCTTCGTTTGAGCTGCTAGCTTGAATCCAGCAtcttcatcttcctcttcttcctccctCAGTCGCTGATCTACATAGGTAGGGAGGACGGCAATGTATTTTTTTGACCTGCGAGGCTTTCTCTTCTTGGGCTTGGGAGTATTGGAGGGTGAgacccttttccttttcctttccttCGACGACTTCAGGACTGGGGGCAAAACCTCCTCCTCTCCGGACGAGGGCCTCATGACGACATCTTTCTCGAGGCCTGTATGAAAGGAAATTAAGTAAGTATAAGAGGAAAACATTTTAAGGCCATCGGACTCGTAAAGAAAAGGCTTACcgtgatttttggcctcccatcggcCCCTTGCTAAGTCACGCCATGAGCACTCAGAACCTAGCTCTCAAGTTTTGAAATCGCACCAGGCATCCAAGCGATCGCTACATCACAGAAAAAGATGTCAATGAGGAGAAGTAAAGG from Nicotiana sylvestris chromosome 12, ASM39365v2, whole genome shotgun sequence encodes the following:
- the LOC104245573 gene encoding ACT domain-containing protein ACR4-like isoform X2 is translated as MDVFHVTDEYGNKLSEDNVAERIQQSLGPRGCSFRSLERSVGVQSAAEQTTIELTGRDRPGLLSEIFAVLTDHRCNVVAAEVWTHNSRMASVVYITHEENGLAIDDTDRLAKIRQLLLYVLKGDRDRRSANTAVSVDSTHKERRLHQMMYADRDYDKDDTDCISSDRTKPLVTVENCADKGYTVVNLRGADRPKLIFDTVCTLTDMQYVVYHGTIIAEGRGAYQEYYIRHMDGCPISSEAERQRVIQCLEAAIKRRTSNGIRLELCGDDRIGFLSDVTRIFRENGLSVSRAEVTTRGSQAVNVFYVTDASGSQVKSETIQAVRKEIGQTVLRVKDDVYSDSPPQQTARFSLGHIFRSSSEKFLFNLGLIKSCS
- the LOC104245573 gene encoding ACT domain-containing protein ACR4-like isoform X1 yields the protein MDYWSSSLTVDDEFEKLVLRMNPPRVTVDNTSDKKTTLIKVDSANKRGSLLEVVQVLTDLNLIIRRAYISSDGEWFMDVFHVTDEYGNKLSEDNVAERIQQSLGPRGCSFRSLERSVGVQSAAEQTTIELTGRDRPGLLSEIFAVLTDHRCNVVAAEVWTHNSRMASVVYITHEENGLAIDDTDRLAKIRQLLLYVLKGDRDRRSANTAVSVDSTHKERRLHQMMYADRDYDKDDTDCISSDRTKPLVTVENCADKGYTVVNLRGADRPKLIFDTVCTLTDMQYVVYHGTIIAEGRGAYQEYYIRHMDGCPISSEAERQRVIQCLEAAIKRRTSNGIRLELCGDDRIGFLSDVTRIFRENGLSVSRAEVTTRGSQAVNVFYVTDASGSQVKSETIQAVRKEIGQTVLRVKDDVYSDSPPQQTARFSLGHIFRSSSEKFLFNLGLIKSCS